The genomic region CCCTGTTTCTCCGAAATTTTTTCCACAAAACTTCCGGGGATCGGAAGCTCCAAAATTTTCTCCAAGTCGATCGGCGCCGCGGAAAGAATTTGAAACTCGAGTTGGAAGAGGGAAGTTTCGAAACCCTTTTTCGTTTTGTGAAAGAATTCGTTTTTTATTTTTTCTTCGATCGAAACGATCTTGGATGAAATCGTTTTCGTCTCCGAGGCAAAAGGGAAGTAAAGGGATTCTCCCCAAACATACGCAGGGAAGAATTTGGACGGAACTCCTGCCGAGCCGAGACCGGACGATTCCGTAAGAACGGAGATGGAACGGGATGAGGATTCTTCCGAGCCGGAAAGTTCGAACTCTTCAAAAAGAGAATCCGGGAATGTGATTCGATACTTTGCGTTCTGTTCTTCGGCCCATACTTTCAGTTGGGCAAAAAATTCTTTCAGAGCGGATTCGCTCGGGTTCGATTCTTCAAAAAGGGAAGAGAACGTTTCTCGGTCCAGTCTTCGCTTCAATTCCGCTTCGGTAAGAAAATGAATTTGTCTCATCGGTTTCTCAATCGCTGAATAATATTTATGCAGAATGTAAATTCTCGGTACTGGAGTTGTACGAAATTTAAGCTAGTTGCCAATCCGATTGGAAAAAAGATAAAATCTGCAACCGCAGTGTATTTTAGGGCTTGCCTGCCTTTCAAGGAATTTTACTTTGATTCCGGATTCGTTCCGAATTCGGAGAAGAAAAGAGCGTCTGTTTCTTTTTTTCGGAAATCATAGGATTTCAACCCAATGGTACGATACTTGCATCGTATTTACAGACGCACGCTACGCGTGAATTAGAGATTAGTTATTAATACTCGAAGACAAATAGGAGAATAGAATGTCCAGAACAGCTAGTGAAGTTATCGCATACGCCAAGGCGAATAACGTTCTTTTCTACGATTTCCGTTTTACGGATATCAAAGGAGCATGGCACCACGTATCTTATCACACGGTCGCCATCACTGAAGATTCCTTCAAAGGTTTACCGTTTGACGGAAGTTCCATCCCAGCTTGGCAACCGATCGACAGATCCGATATGCAATTGATTCCGGATACCGATGCGATTTTCTTAGACCCTTTCACTGCGGATCCGACTCTTGTTGTTTTCTGTGACGTATTCGACATCTACAAAGGCGCTCTCTACGAAAAATGTCCTCGTTCCATCGCGAAAAAAGCTCTGAAGTATCTCGAGTCTTCCGGACTTGCGGACACGGCTTATTTCGGTCCTGAAAACGAATTCTTTATCTTTGACAACATCAAAGTAAGAGACGCGATCAACGTTCAATACTATGAAATCGATTCTTCGGAAGGGATCTGGAATTCTCACACGGATTTCCCGGGCTCCACAAACACCGGTCACCGTCCCGGAACCAAAGGCGGTTACTTTCCGGTAGCTCCTGTGGATTCTCAAGTGGATTTAAGAGCCGCGATCGTTAAGACTCTTCACCAGATCGGAATGGAAACTTTTGTGGTTCACCACGAGGTTGCGCAAGGTCAAGGTGAGATCGGCGTTAAGTTCGGAACTCTGATTGAAGCTGCGGACAACGTTCAAAAATTAAAATATGTCGTGAAGATGGTTGCTCATAACTACGGTAAAACCGCTACGTTTATGCCGAAGCCTCTTTACGGTGACAACGGAAACGGTATGCACTGCCACCAATCCATCTGGAAAAACGGCGTGAACCTTTTCGCGGGTAAAGGATATCAAAACCTGAGCGACACCGCTATGAATTACATCGGTGGAGTTCTTTCTCACGCAAAAGCTTGTGCAGCTTTCACAAACGCTTCCACAAACTCTTACAAGAGACTTCTTCCCGGTTTCGAAGCTCCTTCGATCTTAGCGTATTCCGCGCAGAACCGTTCCGCTTCTTGCCGTATTCCTTTCGTGAACGGAGACAAAGCAAGAAGAGTTGAGTTCCGTTTCCCTGATTCTTCCGCGAACCCTTATCTCGCTTTCGCAGCGATGTTGATGGCGGGTATCGACGGAGTTCAAAAGAAAATCGATCCGGGTCCGCCTCGGGAAGAAGATCTTTTCGAACTTTCTTTGGATGAAATCCGTGAAAAAGGAATTCAGCAGATGCCTCACACTTTGAGAGAAGCCGTGGAGCACATGCTCGTCGACAGAGAATTCCTCAAAAAAGGCGACGTGTTCACCGAAGACTTTATCCAAACTTACAAAGCGTATAAGTTTGAAACTGAAATTTGGCCTTGGGAAGGAAGACCTCACCCGTTCGAATTTCTTACGACTTATTCCTGCTAATCGAATGGGGCGTCGTCGCAGATACGGCGCCGGTTTGAATCGGATGAAAGCCCGGGTTTTTACTCGGGCTTTTTTGTTTTTTTGGGGGAGAGAGGGAAGATGTAAGTGACATGCGATCCGCAGAGAACTAGTCGCTTTACGTAGATCCTCCTACAACTTTTTCGTAAAATCGCCCCCACCCGAGTTAGGGTGGAGGTGGCGGGCCTTGTGGGAGAAAATCGCCGGATTTTTCTCTATCAGAAAAACTTTATAATTTCAATAAGAATTTTGATCGTAGGAACTCCCACCATTCTCCGTAGTAAAGTGATCGTGCGCGGACCCGCGGGTTGCGGTGAATTTTACTGTTCCAAAAGCGGTTTGTTCGCGTCGGGATGTTTTGCTAAGTATTCTTTGACGGTGTTTCGTTTCTTTTCCAAACGGGAAAGATGATCGTCTATGATCTTTCCGAAATCCAGCTTCCCCGTAATGATCTCGTAACGTTCCGTTTCCATCGTACCCAGATCCAGATCGGAATCGATCTCCGAAGAACGATCCGCGTATCTCTGCGCCTCTTTCCAATAGGGAATCGCTTCCTTATAAAATCCGTCCGCGACCTCGAAGGAACGATTTAGGTCGTATGCAAAATCCAGATTGTAAAAGTAAAGATGTCGCTTATCAAATTGGGACGCGATTCTCATATAGGAACGCATGATCTGAAGATTGATATGCATAAAAAGAAGGTTGCGATATTTGTAATATTCGTCCTCGTCCTGGATCGGGCAAAGGGCGTTCTTAGGATGGCGGAAACGTTTCCTGAGTCCGATCTTTAGAAAATAAATATCCCTTCTGAGTTCGTTTTCCCTATAGTGAAGTTTGAGACCGTAGAGTTGATAATAATCCTCGAGGAATTTCGGTTCCCATTTGTGGAGTTTGTAGGGAACCCAATCCGAGAATTTCGTATAAGGACCGTTCTTCTCGTATTCGTAATTGTAATCCAGATCGATCTCTGCGGAAACCGGGCCGGTCTCCGCGTGCAAAAGTATCCCTAAAAGGATACAGCCGATCAGTGTGAGAATTCTTATCCGCATTCAGAATGATTTTCGGCAATTCCGTCCAATTGCGTAAGGGAGAATCCCCTAAATTCGGACGATCGACCGGGATTCTGCGCCCTTCGGCGCTCCACTTTCCTTAAAAAAAGAATCTTTTGAAATCGCTTCCAGTCTAAACTACGAGTTCGGGAACCGGCTGATCGGGAATCGGGTTGACCCCTGATTTTTTAACAAAAGCATTGTTCTCGGAACGAAGTTCCTATTTTCTTTGGTCAATGGATCGTGTTATTTAGAGCCGTTCAGAACAATTTCAACAAAGGCCGTTTTGGCGTATGGATTCTTCTTTCTTTTTTGGGTTTGAATCTTTCCCTTTCCGCCGAAACGTTATCCGGTTCTTGGTTTTCCGAAATTCAAAAATCCGTAAGCGAAGGGGTTTCCAGCGGAGCCTTCGATTGGACGACAGGTTTCGTTCTCATCACGGGCGGAATACTTGCGAGTCTTTTACCCTGTGTTTATCCTTTGTATCCGATCACGGTCGGAATCGTAAGAGCGAGAGGAGAGGGTTCTCCTAAAATTCTCCATCCTGCGATTTATTATCTCGGTTTGGTGGCCGTCTACGCCTCGTTCGGATTGATCGCCGGTTTTTCAGGCGGAGCGTTTAACGTGATTCTCCGTTATCCGATCGTAAATTTCGGACTTTCCATTCTTATCTTTTTATTGGCCCTCGCTTCTCTCGATCTCATTCATCTTCCTTTTTTCCAATCCAAAGAAGTCAGAACGGCGCAAGGTTGCGGCGGAACCTTTCTTTTGGGAATGGGCGCCGGACTTCTTTCTTCTCCTTGCGTCGGACCGGTTGTGGTCGCGATTCTTTTGCAGATCACCGCGGGTTCGGGTGCGATCACGGTCGGCTCCGTGCTTCTCGCTTCCTTTAAGATGTTTTTATTCGGAGTGGGTTTGGGTTTTCCGTTTTTGATGATCGGAGTTTTCGGTTTGAGTCTGCCAAAGTCCGGCAAATGGATGCGTTGGATTCAATGGGCGCTCGGAGTTTTCGTATTATATTTTTCTTATACGTATTTTCAGAAGTCCCTTTCGGGCTGGGGAATCTCCGATTCTTCGATTCCTTGGGCGGCTTTCGGAATTCTGTTTCTGATTCTTTGTTTGTATTTTTTTCTTCCGGAAGAATGGAACCGTTACGTAAGAATGCAAAAGGCTTTGTTTCTCGGCGGAGTCGTTTTGTCCGCGACGGCGCTTGTGATTCTTCTGGCTCCGAACGTTGGCGGCGTTCATTCTTCTTCGGCCGCGGAAACCGAAACGAAAGGAAATCTTTCCTGGTTTAGAACTCCCAGCAAGGCCTACACGGAAGGTCAGGACACGGGCAAAAAAGTTTTTATCGATTTTTATGCGGATTGGTGCACGAACTGCAAGGCTTTCGAGGACCTCACTCAAAACGACTCCGCTTTGAACGAGGCTTTGAAAGGTGCGGTCCTTTTAAAGGTCAAGGATCACGATCCGATCTTCGAGACCTACGCGAGAGATCCGCGTTTCGAAGAACTCAAGATCGGTCTTCCTTTTTTTGTGATCCTCGACGCGGAAGGAAATCTTCTTTATAAGAATACGGATTATCAGGATACAGCCACGATGGTCCGCATTCTTAAACAATGATTTTCTAATATTCTTCCCGGTGCCGTTTGACGATTCGTTCGACGGTTCGGTTCTTCCCTTTTTAGATCTTCGTTTTTTAGTTTAAGCTACGGAACTTGAAGTTTCTTTTTCCCAAAGTCTTCC from Leptospira kmetyi serovar Malaysia str. Bejo-Iso9 harbors:
- the glnA gene encoding type I glutamate--ammonia ligase codes for the protein MSRTASEVIAYAKANNVLFYDFRFTDIKGAWHHVSYHTVAITEDSFKGLPFDGSSIPAWQPIDRSDMQLIPDTDAIFLDPFTADPTLVVFCDVFDIYKGALYEKCPRSIAKKALKYLESSGLADTAYFGPENEFFIFDNIKVRDAINVQYYEIDSSEGIWNSHTDFPGSTNTGHRPGTKGGYFPVAPVDSQVDLRAAIVKTLHQIGMETFVVHHEVAQGQGEIGVKFGTLIEAADNVQKLKYVVKMVAHNYGKTATFMPKPLYGDNGNGMHCHQSIWKNGVNLFAGKGYQNLSDTAMNYIGGVLSHAKACAAFTNASTNSYKRLLPGFEAPSILAYSAQNRSASCRIPFVNGDKARRVEFRFPDSSANPYLAFAAMLMAGIDGVQKKIDPGPPREEDLFELSLDEIREKGIQQMPHTLREAVEHMLVDREFLKKGDVFTEDFIQTYKAYKFETEIWPWEGRPHPFEFLTTYSC
- a CDS encoding cytochrome c biogenesis protein CcdA — protein: MLLSFLGLNLSLSAETLSGSWFSEIQKSVSEGVSSGAFDWTTGFVLITGGILASLLPCVYPLYPITVGIVRARGEGSPKILHPAIYYLGLVAVYASFGLIAGFSGGAFNVILRYPIVNFGLSILIFLLALASLDLIHLPFFQSKEVRTAQGCGGTFLLGMGAGLLSSPCVGPVVVAILLQITAGSGAITVGSVLLASFKMFLFGVGLGFPFLMIGVFGLSLPKSGKWMRWIQWALGVFVLYFSYTYFQKSLSGWGISDSSIPWAAFGILFLILCLYFFLPEEWNRYVRMQKALFLGGVVLSATALVILLAPNVGGVHSSSAAETETKGNLSWFRTPSKAYTEGQDTGKKVFIDFYADWCTNCKAFEDLTQNDSALNEALKGAVLLKVKDHDPIFETYARDPRFEELKIGLPFFVILDAEGNLLYKNTDYQDTATMVRILKQ